One stretch of Girardinichthys multiradiatus isolate DD_20200921_A chromosome 2, DD_fGirMul_XY1, whole genome shotgun sequence DNA includes these proteins:
- the parp12a gene encoding protein mono-ADP-ribosyltransferase PARP12, with protein sequence MASRDLIIRVLCENQGCLDFEQLLELSQSNFGFEVADLRSVLFNDGIIAIKEGKQPITSGNPIRPDSLVVAKTNLRLCQKKAGECTQCDSLHLCRYLVSGSCTFGQKCKNPHSLSSPHNNGLLKRHGLQNLTEKQLLQLLLQNDPFLLPEVCPHYNKGNGQFGSCKFTSTCKKLHICLHFLQGDCKFGSSCKRTHTFDEQALKLFQGFNEENIKNIYKIYRNKFIITGQQEKPTAAPVCPEVRISPQQLSHQPPQKKPGSSAKSAGPSKSITDAERNEICLFFIRRHCSFKEKCGRVHWHLPYRWQVLDQDGLTWKDLVNMEEVEKAFCDPSCETSCKDQPAPISGLFKFLTFQSIASKSESYVDFKTMKYEGSPVRRLSTASSVTKPPHFILTTEWLWYWKENNGNWVEYGQGSEDASVTSQTLENVYLADSEAEIPFQAGKQKYVFHFKGEAGTQQMYQQNLQYQTKREVRRRPRFVSAHDVEEKLKREKSNISSSSIVENVPSHWDKSALPDLGYKLLLLSKPAADYNMIEMLFKLTMPNGYIESIQRIQNPSLWKVFQWQKEQMQKRNGGKLPDQQYLFHGTDETLVDAICEQNFDWRMCGVHGTAYGKGSYFAKDASYSDRYSRAGGSRTKTMFVALVLVGEYTTGRSSYVRPPPKAGSQALYDSCVNSTSNPSIYVIFEKQQIYPEYLIKYR encoded by the exons ATGGCATCAAGAGATTTAATTATCAGGGTCCTATGTGAGAACCAGGGATGTTTGGACTTCGAGCAGCTGCTAGAACTCTCGCAGAGTAATTTCGGCTTTGAGGTGGCAGACCTGCGCTCGGTTCTTTTCAACGACGGCATAATAGCGATTAAAGAAGGAAAACAGCCGATCACCAGCGGTAACCCTATCAGGCCTGATAGTCTGGTAGTTGCTAAAACTAATCTGAGGCTTTGTCAGAAAAAAGCTGGCGAGTGCACCCAGTGTGATTCTTTACACCTGTGCAGGTATCTGGTGTCTGGAAGCTGCACGTTCGG acaGAAGTGTAAAAATCCACACAGTCTGTCTTCTCCACACAACAATGGGCTTTTAAAGAGGCATGGTCTTCAGAATTTAACAGAGAAACAGTTGTTGCAGCTCTTACTGCAGAATGATCCTTTTCTGCTTCCTGAG gtATGCCCACACTACAACAAAGGTAATGGTCAGTTTGGCTCCTGCAAATTCACCAGCACCTGCAAGAAGCTCCACATCTGCCTGCACTTCTTGCAGGGAGACTGTAAGTTTGGCTCTTCGTGCAAGAGAACCCATACTTTTGATGAACAAGCACTGAAGCTTTTCCAAGGATTCAATGAGGagaatattaaaaacatttacaagatCTATAGGAATAAATTCATCATCACTGGCCAACAAGAGAAGCCAACTGCTGCTCCAG TGTGTCCAGAGGTGAGAATCAGCCCTCAGCAGCTTTCCCATCAGCCTCCTCAAAAAAAACCTGGATCTTCGGCTAAATCTGCTGGTCCTTCAAAATCAATAACTGATGCTGAGCGCAACGAAATCTGTCTCTTCTTTATTCGTAGACACTGCAGCTTCAAAG AGAAATGTGGTCGTGTCCACTGGCACCTACCTTACAGATGGCAGGTTTTGGACCAAGATGGGTTGACCTGGAAGGACTTGGTCAACATGGAGGAAGTCGAGAAAGCATTCTGTGACCCATCATGTGAGACGAGCTGCAAAGATCAGCCAGCACCCATATCAGGACTTTTTAAGTTTCTGACTTTTCAAAG CATTGCATCGAAAAGCGAGTCTTATGTGGACTTTAAAACAATGAAGTACGAAGGATCTCCAGTTCGGCGGCTGTCCACTGCCTCCTCTGTCACCAAGCCCCCACATTTCATTTTAACAACAGAGTGGTTGTGGTactggaaggaaaacaatggaaactGGGTGGAGTATGGACAG GGTTCAGAAGATGCCTCAGTCACTTCTCAAACCCTGGAAAATGTGTACCTGGCAGACAGTGAAGCAGAAATCCCTTTCCAGGCTGGCAAACAAAAGTATGTTTTCCACTTTAAAGGTGAAGCAGGAACCCAGCAAATGTATCAGCAGAATTTACAATACCAGACCAAGAGAGAGGTCCGAAGGAGGCCTCGCTTTGTGTCTGCTCATGATGTGGAGGAGAAGCTCAAGAG GGAAAAATCAAAcatctccagctcctccatTGTGGAAAATGTTCCGTCCCACTGGGACAAGAGTGCACTGCCTGATTTAGGATACAAG CTCCTGCTTCTGTCCAAACCTGCAGCAGATTACAATATGATCGAGATGTTGTTCAAGCTCACCATGCCTAATGGTTACATCGAAAGCATCCAGAGGATTCAGAATCCGTCCTTGTGGAAGGTCTTTCAATG gcaaaAGGAGCAGATGCAGAAGAGGAACGGGGGGAAACTTCCGGATCAGCAGTACTTGTTCCACGGGACAGATGAGACTCTGGTTGATGCCATATGTGAGCAAAACTTTGACTGGAGGATGTGTGGTGTCCATGGAACAGCCTATGGCAAAG GAAGCTACTTTGCCAAAGATGCATCCTACTCAGACAGATATTCCAGGGCTGGAGGAAGTCGAACAAAGACTATGTTTGTTGCTCTGGTCCTGGTAGGTGAATACACAACTGGGAGGAGCAGCTACGTTCGACCACCTCCAAAAGCGGGAAGCCAAGCTCTTTATGACAGCTGTGTTAATTCCACCAGCAACCCCAGCATATATGTGATTTttgaaaaacagcagatttacCCAGAGTATCTAATCAAATACAGATAA